A genomic segment from Equus przewalskii isolate Varuska chromosome X, EquPr2, whole genome shotgun sequence encodes:
- the MXRA5 gene encoding matrix-remodeling-associated protein 5 isoform X2 — MLRAHRSRFWRLPKDRCSRMRHPDKMPTRSHWRVLSVVLILVWGHPPAALACPHPCACYVPSEVHCTFRSLASVPAGISKHVERINLGFNSIQALSKTSFAGLTKLELLMIHGNNIPSIPDGALRDLSSLQVFKFSYNKLRVITGQTLQGLWSLMRLHIDHNKIEFIHPQAFNGLTSLRLLHLEGNLLHQLHPGTFSTFTFLDYFRLSTIRHLYLAENMIRTLPTGMLQNMPLLENLYLHGNPWSCDCDMRWFLEWDAKSKGILKCKKDKAYEGGQLCAMCSSPKKMYKQEIHKLKDITCQKPSIESPLRQNRSLEEEQDQEEDSDSQLSLEGFQFPPWNISLNMTDEHQNTVNLVCDIRKPMDVYKIHLNQTDPQEIEINATVALDFECPMTRENYEKLWKLIAYYSEVPVKLHRELTLGTDPKVSYQYRQDADDDALYYTGVRAHILAEPEWVMQPSIDIQLNRRQSTAKKVFLSYSSHYSLTMAAKDARQSRSRSWVMIEPSGAVQRAQTVLEGSPCQLSCNVKASESPSIFWVLPDGSVLKAPMEDQDSKFSILTSGWLKIKSTDQLDSGLYQCIAQVRDEMDQMVYRVLVQPPATQPPDSHTVTIQKNPGESVMLPCTALAIPEARLSWILPNKRIINDLANTSDAYMLANGTLSIPKVQVSDSGHYRCVAVNQQGVDHFTVGVTVSKKGSGRSSKRGRRPGGKARSRGRGDVVEDEGGSGMGDEDNTSRTVLHPKDQEMYIKTKDDATTGGKKTKKGRRKLKLWKNSEKEPETNIAEGRRVFESRRRINMASKQINPEHWADILARVRGKNLPKGTEVPRGVKTTTPPSVSPEETPLLPVLPPPSIWPVQTTTSAEESSADMSLLGEEELVSSTVSSTEMPLEHGHDGVILTEPKVTSMHLEELTDDEFSEKTDDTFPTDIGSNWATATTLISAPYESSPTPQTLDTVYEEPTNENTATEGWSTPDVGAMSEPTSNEYESPLDATSLAESETVPYVYPDWETNSRPNEDKMNELTSTHLTPTPTMWVADSKTSEPFEDLILEEPGVPTQVPLQEQTDNSQLVKGSLGTQGNSLIKKSTEENFQIQWEGDMLERDPTNSRSPESKRQGIEFTTLRDSTLGVTDSKALFKHPGETTLGSLFDKDTSTVAVMMPTQKPTSPSVLTTHPSRKRQKGRKRLHPDRFRHRHKQTLPTTPAPTETFLTRPTQVPEVKIPYQVESLLVPTSWVDSTVGTPKQVEMGKDAEPVSKGPSRRKHGKRPNKHRSSTSTVRSQPSVSNSNPSPESQHNNVVNPSTDTVLLSTMASLRTGAPREITRKEDYITSTKVHLSHDKLQETIPVTYKPVLGENESKNDGVTNINDHTTDSLVPGKFVTDAVSPSGFKVSTVGEFQGEFSPSRSPGTPSWNPPKAAQPRGLQTDTPVTSSWETFTDTPFFKESEDPDFPSEFSPSVAVSTLFQVASTTLSSMKAESSSRKAETTIGGQDHQETSPAEIGPQNIISTPAPRKEPASSVPPTTLVSLAETTTKPMPLTSRTSPTSTGSKEKIFLNYVGISETKTPPVNNEGTQHIWRPNELSTPSSNQDQFNLTPKQELEKEAFDRRTKDILPRGPDSQHQDGRVQVFRQPARVPAKPIPPRGTVRPPYVATQASSGYIVTVQPPRHFTNKPEIIAYPSRVLPKNKHFTTPTLSSTTTPVVPWHRPKPGIPSKLTDQGTDRFNGNSKVVGNNNILDLRDSVGKPPSSRVPHYPHGRFPFFFNKTLSFPQFGVTLKPQIPTSPAPVMRERKVNPAPYNRIHSQSIIHVDFGPPAPPLLHPPRTTAPPSMNLQNIPLVYSTRSSIPIVTSSGQPSRSFHQSSSKLFSPVGPPASKFWTLGEKPQIITKFPQTVSITAETDAMIPCEATGKPKPFITWTKVSTGAIMTPNTRVQRFEVLKNGTFVIRKVQVQDRGQYMCTAKNLHGVDRMVVLLSVTVQQPQILASHYQDVTVYLGDTIAMECLAKGTPAPQISWIFPDGRVWQTVSPVEGRVTLHENRTLSIKEASFSDRGVYKCVASNPAGADSLAIRLHVAALPPVIHQEKTENISLPPGLSIHIHCTAKAAPLPSVRWVLRDGTQIRPSQFINGNLFVFPNGTLYIRNLAPKDSGRYECVAANLVGSARRTVQLTVQRAAANARITGTSPQRTDVRYGGTLRLDCSASGDPWPRILWRLPSKRMIDALFSFDTRIKVFANGTLVVKSVTDKDAGDYLCVARNKVGDDFVVLKVNVVMKPAKIEHKEENDHRVFYGSDLKVDCVATGLPYPEISWSLPDGSLVNSFMQSDDSGGRTKRYVVFNNGTLYFNEVGMREEGDYICFAENQVGKDEMRVRVKVVTEPAAIRNKTYSVVQVPYGDVVTVACEAKGEPTPRVTWLSPTNRLIPTSSDKYQIYQDGTLLIQKAQRSDSGNYTCVVRNSAGEDRKMVWIHVNVQSPKINGNPDAITTVREIAAGGSRKLIDCQAEGIPTPRVLWAFPEGVVLPAPYYGNRITIHRNGTLDIRSLRKSDSVQLACIGRNEGGEARLIVQLTVLEPVEKPIFHDPVSEKITAMAGHTISLNCSAAGTPTPTLLWVLPNGTELQSGQQLQRFYHKGDGMLHISGLSSIDAGAYRCVARNSAGYTERLVSLKVGLKPEMSKQYHNLVSIINGETLQLQCLPPGGREAHFSWTLPNGMVLEGPQAQGRFSLGENGTLTVRDASVFDRGTYVCKADTEYGPSVTNFPVIVIAYPPRITSEPTPVIYTRPGNTVKMNCMAMGIPKAEITWELPDKSHLTAGAQARLYGNRFLHPQGSLTIQQATQRDAGFYKCTAKNILGRDSKTTYIHVY, encoded by the exons ATGCTCCGGGCGCACCGCTCCCGTTTTTGGCGGCTTCCGAAGGACAG GTGTTCCAGGATGAGGCACCCCGACAAGATGCCAACGCGGTCGCACTGGCGAGTACTCTCCGTGGTGCTGATTCTGGTCTGGGGACATCCTCCAGCGGCACTCGCCTGCCCTCACCCTTGCGCCTGCTATGTTCCCAGCGAGGTCCACTGCACGTTTCGCTCCTTGGCTTCCGTGCCAGCTGGAATTTCTAAACATGTGGAAAGAATCAATTTGGG atttaataGTATACAGGCTTTGTCAAAAACCTCATTTGCGGGACTGACCAAGTTGGAACTGCTTATGATTCATGGCAACAACATCCCCAGCATCCCTGATGGGGCTTTAAGAGACCTCAGCTCTCTACAG GTTTTCAAGTTCAGCTACAACAAGCTTCGAGTAATCACAGGACAGACGCTGCAGGGGCTCTGGAGCCTAATGAGGCTACACATTGACCATAACAAGATCGAGTTTATCCACCCACAAGCTTTCAATGGCTTAACATCACTAAGGCTGCTCCATTTAGAAGGAAACCTGCTCCACCAGCTACACCCCGGCACGTTCTCCACATTCACCTTCCTGGATTATTTCAGACTGTCCACTATAAGACACCTCTACTTAGCAGAGAACATGATTAGAACTCTTCCCACGGGGATGCTCCAGAACATGCCACTTCTGGAGAATCTTTACCTGCATGGGAATCCGTGGTCCTGTGATTGTGACATGAGATGGTTTCTAGAATGGGATGCGAAATCCAAAG GGATTCTGAAGTGTAAGAAAGACAAAGCCTACGAAGGTGGTCAGTTATGTGCCATGTGCTCCAGTCCCAAGAAGATGTACAAACAAGAGATTCACAAACTGAAGGACATCACTTGTCAGAAGCCTTCCATAGAGTCCCCTCTGAGACAGAACAGGAGTCTTGAGGAAGAGCAGGACCAAGAGGAGGACAGCGACAGCCAGCTCTCCCTGGAAGGGTTCCAATTCCCCCCATGGAACATCTCTTTGAACATGACTGATGAGCACCAGAACACAGTGAACTTGGTTTGTGACATCAGGAAGCCAATGGATGTGTACAAAATTCACCTGAACCAAACGGATCCTCAAGAGATTGAGATAAATGCAACAGTTGCCTTGGACTTTGAGTGTCCGATGACCCGGGAAAACTATGAAAAGCTGTGGAAACTGATCGCCTATTATAGTGAGGTTCCTGTTAAGCTGCACCGAGAACTCACGCTCGGCACAGATCCCAAAGTCAGCTACCAATACAGGCAAGATGCTGATGATGATGCTCTTTACTACACTGGCGTCAGAGCCCATATTCTTGCAGAACCAGAATGGGTCATGCAGCCGTCCATAGATATCCAGCTGAACCGACGTCAGAGTACGGCCAAAAAGGTGTTCCTCTCCTATTCTTCCCACTATTCTTTAACAATGGCTGCCAAAGATGCAAGGCAGTCTCGGAGCAGAAGCTGGGTGATGATCGAGCCGAGCGGAGCCGTGCAAAGAGCTCAGACTGTCTTGGAAGGGAGTCCGTGCCAGCTGAGCTGCAACGTAAAGGCTTCTGAGAGTCCATCCATATTCTGGGTGCTCCCCGATGGCTCTGTCCTGAAAGCACCCATGGAGGACCAGGACAGCAAGTTCTCCATCCTCACCAGTGGCTGGCTGAAGATCAAGTCAACAGATCAGTTGGACTCTGGTTTGTACCAGTGCATTGCTCAGGTGAGGGATGAAATGGACCAAATGGTGTACAGGGTTCTCGTGCAGCCACCTGCCACTCAGCCACCTGATAGCCATACAGTAACTATTCAGAAGAACCCAGGGGAATCAGTGATGTTGCCTTGCACTGCACTGGCAATACCTGAAGCCCGGCTTAGCTGGATTCTTCCAAACAAAAGGATAATTAATGATTTGGCTAACACATCAGATGCGTACATGTTGGCAAATGGAACTCTTTCCATCCCAAAGGTCCAGGTCAGTGACAGTGGTCACTACAGATGTGTGGCCGTCAACCAGCAAGGGGTAGATCATTTCACTGTGGGAGTCACAGTGAGTAAGAAAGGATCTGGCAGGTCATCAAAAAGAGGCAGACGCCCAGGTGGGAAGGCTCgttccagagggagaggagatgtcGTGGAGGACGAAGGGGGCTCAGGCATGGGAGATGAAGATAACACTTCCAGGACAGTCCTACATCCAAAGGACCAAGAGATGTACATCAAAACAAAGGATGATGCCACCACTGGAGGTAAGAAAActaagaaagggagaagaaaactgaaactctggaaGAATTCTGAAAAGGAACCAGAGACAAACATCGCAGAGGGTCGCAGAGTGTTCGAGTCCAGACGAAGGATCAATATGGCTAGCAAACAAATTAATCCAGAGCACTGGGCAGATATTTTAGCCAGAGTGCGTGGGAAAAACCTCCCTAAGGGAACAGAAGTCCCCCGGGGCGTTAAAACCACCACTCCTCCATCAGTGAGTCCAGAAGAAACACCTCTTTTGCCTGTTCTTCCTCCCCCCTCAATATGGCCTGTGCAGACCACAACCAGTGCTGAAGAATCCTCAGCAGATATGTCTTTACTGGGTGAGGAAGAGCTGGTTTCCAGTACCGTTTCCTCAACCGAGATGCCACTAGAACATGGCCACGATGGAGTAATTCTTACTGAACCCAAAGTGACAAGCATGCACCTGGAGGAACTCACTGATGATGAATTTTCTGAGAAGACTGACGACACGTTTCCGACCGACATTGGCTCAAACTGGGCTACAGCCACTACACTGATATCTGCGCCTTACGAATCTTCTCCTACTCCACAGACCCTGGACACAGTCTATGAAGAGCCCACCAATGAAAACACAGCCACAGAGGGCTGGTCTACCCCAGATGTTGGAGCCATGTCAGAGCCTACATCAAATGAGTATGAGTCTCCGTTAGATGCCACCTCCTTAGCTGAGTCTGAGACTGTGCCATACGTGTACCCAGACTGGGAGACTAATTCACGACCTAATGAAGATAAGATGAATGAACTGACCTCCACACACTTGACTCCAACCCCTACCATGTGGGTTGCTGACTCTAAGACATCTGAGCCATTTGAAGACCTCATTTTAGAAGAACCAGGTGTCCCCACACAAGTCCCTCTACAGGAACAAACAGACAACTCCCAGCTTGTGAAAGGTAGTTTAGGCACTCAAGGCAATTCACTGATTAAAAAGAGCACAGAGGAGAATTTTCAGATACAATGGGAAGGAGATATGCTAGAGAGAGACCCCACAAACTCCAGAAGTCCTGAGAGTAAGAGACAGGGCATCGAATTCACCACTCTGCGTGACTCCACACTGGGAGTGACAGACAGCAAAGCTCTCTTCAAGCATCCTGGGGAAACCACACTTGGCTCTCTGTTTGACAAGGATACCTCCACAGTAGCAGTGATGATGCCAACCCAAAAGCCCACTTCACCATCAGTGCTGACCACTCACCCTTCTCGAAAGagacagaagggaaggaaaagattaCACCCCGACAGATTCCGACACCGGCATAAACAAACTCTGCCCACAACTCCCGCCCCAACGGAGACTTTCTTGACTCGACCAACTCAAGTACCTGAGGTGAAGATTCCATACCAAGTGGAGAGTTTGCTGGTTCCCACGTCTTGGGTTGATAGCACAGTTGGCACCCCAAAGCAGGTGGAAATGGGGAAGGATGCAGAACCAGTATCCAAAGGACCATCACGAAGGAAACATGGGAAGAGGCCAAATAAACATCGGTCTTCTACTTCTACGGTGAGGTCTCAACCTTCTGTGTCCAATTCCAATCCTTCTCCAGAAAGTCAACATAACAACGTTGTTAACCCCAGTACGGACACCGTACTTTTATCTACAATGGCTTCTCTGAGAACTGGGGCCCCACGTGAGATAACTAGAAAGGAAGATTATATAACAAGCACAAAAGTACATTTATCTCATGATAAATTGCAAGAGACAATTCCAGTCACATATAAACCCGTGTTAGGTGAAAATGAAAGTAAGAATGATGGTGTCACCAACATCAATGACCATACCACTGACAGTTTAGTCCCTGGTAAGTTCGTCACTGATGCTGTATCACCTTCTGGCTTCAAGGTCTCCACTGTGGGAGAATTTCAGGGAGAATTCTCTCCTTCCCGCTCTCCAGGAACGCCAAGCTGGAATCCCCCAAAGGCAGCCCAGCCTAGAGGGCTGCAGACAGACACACCTGTCACCAGCTCTTGGGAAACATTTACAGACACACCTTTTTTTAAAGAGTCAGAGGATCCAGATTTTCCTTCCGAGTTTTCACCTTCTGTTGCAGTCTCGACACTATTTCAGGTTGCGTCAACTACTCTCTCTAGCATGAAAGCAGAGTCGTCTTCAAGGAAGGCAGAAACCACCATCGGTGGTCAGGATCATCAGGAAACCAGTCCAGCTGAAATTGGACCACAGAATATCATCTCTACTCCTGCCCCCAGGAAGGAGCCAGCATCCTCAGTCCCCCCCACGACTCTCGTGTCTTTGGCAGAAACCACCACGAAGCCCATGCCTCTTACTTCAAGAACATCCCCAACATCAACAGGTTCCAAggaaaaaattttcttgaattatgtgGGGATCTCGGAAACCAAAACACCCCCAGTGAATAATGAGGGAACTCAGCATATATGGAGGCCTAATGAATTATCCACCCCATCTTCCAACCAGGACCAATTTAACTTAACTCCCAAGCAGGAGTTAGAAAAGGAAGCATTTGATAGGAGGACCAAGGACATTCTTCCTCGCGGCCCAGATAGTCAGCATCAGGATGGGAGAGTCCAAGTTTTCCGTCAACCAGCCAGAGTTCCTGCCAAACCTATCCCACCAAGAGGGACAGTGAGGCCACCATATGTGGCCACACAAGCCTCCTCTGGATACATTGTAACTGTCCAGCCCCCTCGTCACTTCACCAACAAACCAGAAATAATTGCCTATCCTTCAAGGGTTTTGCCAAAGAATAAACACTTTACGACCCCAACGTTATCAAGTACAACAACCCCTGTTGTTCCGTGGCACAGGCCCAAACCTGGCATTCCTAGTAAGTTAACCGACCAAGGAACTGACCGATTTAACGGCAACTCCAAAGTCGTTGGAAATAACAACATCCTTGATCTCAGAGACTCTGTTGGCAAGCCTCCAAGTTCAAGAGTTCCTCATTATCCCCATGGAAGATTCCCTTTCTTTTTCAACAAAACTCTTTCTTTCCCACAATTTGGAGTTACTCTGAAGCCCCAGATACCCACTTCTCCTGCCCcagtgatgagagagagaaaagtcaacCCAGCTCCCTACAATAGGATACATTCTCAGAGCATCATCCACGTGGACTTTGGACCCCCCGCCCCTCCATTATTGCACCCTCCCCGGACCACGGCACCACCCTCCATGAACTTACAGAACATCCCTCTGGTCTACTCCACCCGGAGCTCCATCCCCATCGTGACATCTTCTGGCCAGCCCTCCAGAAGCTTTCATCAGAGTAGCTCAAAGCTCTTCTCTCCTGTAGGACCACCTGCATCCAAATTCTGGACGCTTGGGGAAAAGCCCCAAATTATCACCAAATTCCCTCAGACTGTGTCCATCACTGCAGAGACAGATGCTATGATCCCATGTGAGGCAACAGGGAAACCCAAGCCTTTCATTACCTGGACAAAAGTTTCCACAG GAGCTATTATGACCCCGAACACCAGAGTACAACGGTTCGAAGTCCTCAAGAATGGCACCTTCGTCATCCGGAAGGTACAGGTGCAGGACCGTGGCCAGTACATGTGCACAGCCAAAAACTTGCACGGTGTGGACAGGATGGTGGTCCTGCTGTCTGTCACCGTGCAGCAGCCCCAAATCCTAGCCTCCCACTACCAGGACGTCACCGTCTACCTGGGAGACACAATTGCCATGGAGTGTCTAGCCAAGGGCACCCCAGCCCCCCAAATCTCCTGGATTTTCCCTGACGGGAGGGTGTGGCAGACCGTGTCCCCAGTGGAGGGTAGGGTCACACTTCACGAAAACCGCACCCTGTCCATCAAAGAGGCTTCCTTCTCAGACAGAGGTGTCTACAAGTGCGTGGCCAGCAACCCAGCCGGGGCGGACAGCCTGGCCATTCGCCTCCACGTGGCCGCCCTGCCTCCGGTCATCCACCAGGAGAAGACGGAGAACATCTCGCTGCCCCCAGGGCTCAGCATCCACATCCACTGCACAGCCAAGGCCGCGCCCCTGCCCAGCGTGCGCTGGGTGCTCAGGGATGGGACCCAGATCCGCCCTTCGCAGTTCATCAACGGGAACTTGTTTGTCTTCCCCAACGGGACGCTCTACATCCGCAACCTGGCGCCCAAGGACAGCGGGCGCTACGAGTGTGTGGCTGCCAACCTGGTGGGCTCGGCGCGCAGGACGGTCCAGCTGACCGTGCAGCGCGCGGCGGCCAATGCTCGCATCACCGGGACCTCTCCGCAGAGGACCGACGTCCGCTACGGCGGGACCCTCCGGCTGGACTGCAGCGCCTCGGGGGACCCCTGGCCACGCATCCTCTGGAGACTCCCGTCCAAGAGGATGATCGACGCACTCTTCAG TTTTGATACCAGAATCAAGGTGTTTGCCAATGGGACCCTGGTGGTGAAATCCGTCACAGACAAAGATGCCGGGGACTACCTGTGCGTCGCCCGGAACAAGGTCGGTGATGACTTTGTCGTGCTCAAGGTGAATGTCGTCATGAAACCAGCCAAGATCGAGCATAAAGAGGAGAACGACCACAGGGTGTTCTATGGGAGTGATCTGAAGGTTGACTGCGTGGCCACCGGGCTTCCCTACCCCGAGATCTCTTGGAGCCTCCCTGATGGGAGCCTGGTCAACTCCTTCATGCAGTCGGATGACAGTGGTGGGCGTACCAAGCGCTATGTGGTGTTCAACAACGGGACTCTCTACTTCAACGAAGTAGGCATGCGAGAGGAAGGGGACTACATCTGCTTTGCGGAAAACCAGGTGGGGAAGGATGAGATGAGAGTACGTGTCAAGGTGGTGACCGAGCCTGCCGCCATCCGGAATAAGACATACTCCGTGGTCCAAGTCCCCTATGGGGATGTGGTCACTGTAGCATGTGAGGCCAAGGGGGAGCCCACACCCAGGGTGACGTGGCTTTCTCCAACCAATAGGCTGATCCCCACATCCTCGGATAAGTATCAGATATATCAGGATGGCACTCTCCTTATCCAGAAAGCTCAGCGGTCAGACAGCGGCAACTACACCTGCGTGGTCAGGAACAGTGCCGGGGAAGACAGGAAAATGGTCTGGATCCATGTCAATGTCCAGTCGCCCAAGATCAACGGGAACCCTGATGCCATCACCACCGTGCGGGAGATTGCCGCCGGGGGGAGTCGAAAACTCATTGACTGCCAAGCAGAAGGCATCCCCACGCCAAGAGTGCTGTGGGCCTTTCCCGAGGGCGTGGTTCTGCCGGCCCCCTACTATGGGAACCGGATCACTATCCATCGCAATGGCACCCTGGACATCAGGAGTCTGAGGAAGAGCGACTCCGTGCAGCTTGCGTGCATTGGCCGCAATGAGGGGGGTGAAGCCAGGTTGATTGTCCAGCTCACGGTCTTGGAGCCAGTGGAGAAGCCCATCTTCCATGACCCCGTCAGTGAGAAGATTACCGCCATGGCCGGCCACACCATCAGCCTCAACTGCTCAGCCGCAGGGACCCCAACACCCACGCTGCTGTGGGTCCTTCCCAATGGGACGGAGCTCCAGAGTGGCCAGCAGCTACAGAGATTCTACCACAAGGGCGACGGCATGCTGCACATCAGCGGTCTCTCCTCCATCGACGCCGGGGCCTACCGCTGCGTGGCCCGCAACTCCGCGGGCTACACCGAGAGGCTGGTCTCTCTGAAGGTGGGGCTGAAACCCGAAATGAGCAAGCAGTACCACAATCTGGTGAGCATCATCAACGGCGAGACCCTGCAGCTGCAATGCCTCCCTCCAGGGGGCCGGGAGGCACACTTCTCATGGACGCTCCCCAACGGCATGGTCCTGGAGGGCCCCCAAGCACAAGGACGCTTTTCCCTTGGGGAAAATGGCACCCTCACCGTGCGCGACGCCTCGGTGTTTGACAGGGGCACCTACGTGTGCAAGGCGGACACGGAGTATGGTCCTTCTGTCACGAACTTCCCAGTTATTGTGATCGCATATCCTCCCCGGATCACCAGCGAGCCAACGCCCGTCATCTACACCCGGCCCGGAAATACCGTCAAGATGAACTGCATGGCCATGGGGATTCCCAAAGCTGAAATCACCTGGGAGCTGCCTGACAAATCGCATCTGACTGCCGGGGCGCAGGCCCGTCTGTATGGGAACAGGTTCCTTCACCCACAAGGATCATTAACCATCCAGCAGGCCACACAGAGAGACGCCGGCTTCTACAAGTGCACCGCGAAGAATATCCTGGGCCGTGACTCCAAAACAACTTACATCCACGTCTActga